One genomic segment of [Phormidium] sp. ETS-05 includes these proteins:
- a CDS encoding aspartyl protease family protein, translating into MTLLFFADGETFASGAVGYTYAPVTEGETTNQIVMPIEVEGIPTLAVLDTGAPYVICAPKVAAEAGVHPEAALERKIMLIRGMRLSGFVVRLNIRLVARAGDNLDVDATVFVPDSEYLWGDFPSFIGLGGFLERIRFALDPNTDTFYFGQL; encoded by the coding sequence ATGACATTACTTTTTTTTGCTGACGGGGAAACTTTTGCCTCTGGTGCAGTTGGTTATACATACGCTCCCGTGACTGAAGGAGAAACCACAAATCAGATTGTGATGCCGATCGAGGTTGAAGGAATACCGACTTTGGCTGTCCTTGATACGGGAGCGCCTTATGTCATTTGTGCGCCAAAAGTTGCAGCAGAGGCAGGGGTTCATCCTGAAGCCGCATTAGAAAGAAAAATCATGTTAATTCGTGGTATGCGGCTGTCGGGATTTGTGGTACGTCTGAACATCAGATTAGTTGCGAGAGCAGGGGATAACTTAGATGTAGATGCGACAGTTTTTGTGCCTGATTCTGAGTATCTCTGGGGTGATTTTCCCTCGTTTATTGGCTTAGGTGGATTTTTGGAAAGAATCCGGTTTGCTCTTGACCCAAATACCGATACTTTTTATTTTGGTCAATTGTGA
- a CDS encoding MBL fold metallo-hydrolase, which produces MAHLNRRRSENTPGDFYVDNTCIDCDTCRWMAPEVFHRAAEQSAVYHQPETPAQRLAAIQALLACPTASIGTQEKPQDIKTAQDSFPILVAENVFDCGYHAESSYGAASYVILRPEGNILVDSPRFAPPLVKRLEALGGVKYMYLTHRDDVADHEKFREHFQCDRILHRDDITADTSTVEIQLEGSDPIPFAPDLLIIPVPGHTKGHTVLLYNHKFLFTGDHLAWSAHRNQLIAFREHCWYSWSELIKSMHLMAQYSFEWVLPGHGRRYHADLNTMRAEIQRCLTWMEAVK; this is translated from the coding sequence ATGGCACACCTGAACCGGAGGCGCTCCGAAAACACCCCTGGTGATTTTTACGTAGATAATACCTGTATTGACTGCGATACCTGCCGCTGGATGGCGCCGGAAGTGTTTCACCGAGCCGCCGAGCAGTCCGCAGTTTATCACCAGCCAGAAACCCCTGCCCAAAGACTGGCGGCAATACAGGCACTTTTGGCTTGCCCCACGGCTTCTATAGGCACTCAGGAAAAGCCCCAAGATATCAAAACTGCTCAAGATAGTTTTCCGATTTTGGTAGCAGAAAATGTATTTGATTGCGGCTACCACGCGGAAAGTTCTTACGGTGCGGCTAGCTACGTGATTTTGCGCCCCGAAGGCAATATTTTAGTAGATTCTCCCCGGTTTGCGCCGCCTCTGGTGAAGCGTTTGGAAGCGTTGGGGGGAGTGAAATATATGTATCTTACCCATCGCGATGATGTGGCCGACCATGAAAAATTCCGGGAGCATTTCCAGTGCGATCGCATCCTGCACCGCGACGACATCACCGCCGACACCAGCACTGTAGAAATCCAGCTTGAAGGCTCCGACCCCATCCCCTTCGCTCCTGACCTATTAATTATTCCCGTCCCCGGACACACCAAAGGCCATACCGTCTTATTGTATAATCATAAATTCCTCTTCACCGGCGACCATTTAGCATGGTCTGCCCACCGAAATCAGTTAATTGCTTTTCGCGAACACTGTTGGTATTCCTGGTCAGAATTAATTAAATCTATGCACTTGATGGCTCAGTATTCTTTTGAGTGGGTTTTACCTGGTCACGGTCGCCGCTATCACGCCGATTTAAACACTATGCGCGCTGAAATCCAGCGGTGTCTTACTTGGATGGAAGCTGTCAAGTGA
- a CDS encoding TrkA family potassium uptake protein, with product MKPRIIVCCLGRTGYKIFCLLRQQGAFVVGISNRPIPSESSDIIIGDVRSAATLLAAVIQDAHTMVITGNDDALNLAILMQARILNPQIRIVNRLFNSSLGERLDRTLPDHCSMSVSALAAPVFAFAALGNEAIGQLRLYEQTWPIHEEYIDRHHPWKGRLLSELWDDRSRMLIYYLPAGEKMDLVSATLTGQCLGEGDRLIIATQPSKGTDRISWREQIAKTLSSWRRIQEHSRSTVLVILVLLLTIFAATVTYTCVNLETSFVDALYFSVGMITGAGGKEEVAENAPDLIKIFTAIMMLVGAGTVGICYALLNDFVLGTRFRQLLAAPPIPERHHYIVCGLGGIGIQTAKQLRATGHEVVAIERDPNSRFISAAQALKIPVIHADATLPAGLEAAGVRHCQALLAVTSDDMINLEMALTAKGLVPKLPVVVRDRDPHFAMMVKQVFDFEAVLSPTEIAAPSFAAAAIGGRIFGCGMTAGNLWIALATLITPAHPFCNQLVKDTAMNADYVPLYIDKNDRTIHGWELLECRLIAGYILYLTIRANRLEPSGQRSYRIWRTTPLVKI from the coding sequence ATGAAACCCCGAATCATCGTCTGTTGCTTGGGACGTACTGGGTATAAAATTTTCTGTTTACTGAGGCAGCAAGGAGCCTTTGTGGTGGGTATTAGCAACCGCCCCATTCCCTCAGAAAGCTCGGATATTATCATCGGTGACGTGCGCTCTGCGGCTACTTTGCTGGCTGCGGTAATCCAGGATGCTCACACAATGGTGATTACAGGCAATGACGATGCCTTGAATTTAGCAATTTTAATGCAGGCACGCATCCTCAATCCCCAAATTAGAATTGTCAACCGTTTATTTAATAGCAGTTTGGGGGAGCGGCTCGATCGGACGCTGCCGGATCACTGCAGTATGAGCGTCTCAGCTCTGGCGGCGCCGGTGTTTGCTTTTGCGGCATTGGGAAATGAGGCGATCGGGCAACTGCGCCTATATGAGCAAACTTGGCCGATACATGAAGAATATATCGATCGCCATCACCCCTGGAAAGGGCGTCTCCTGAGCGAGTTATGGGACGATCGCTCTCGGATGCTGATTTACTACCTACCCGCCGGGGAAAAGATGGACTTAGTATCCGCCACCCTGACGGGGCAGTGTTTGGGGGAAGGCGATCGGCTGATTATTGCCACCCAACCCAGCAAAGGGACCGATAGAATCTCTTGGCGCGAGCAAATCGCCAAAACACTCAGTAGCTGGCGGCGAATTCAGGAACACAGCCGCTCCACAGTCCTAGTGATTCTCGTACTGCTGCTGACCATATTCGCCGCCACCGTCACCTACACTTGTGTGAATTTAGAAACCTCATTTGTCGATGCGCTGTATTTTTCCGTAGGTATGATTACTGGTGCCGGAGGCAAAGAGGAAGTAGCAGAAAACGCCCCCGACTTAATTAAGATATTTACCGCGATTATGATGCTGGTGGGAGCGGGGACAGTAGGCATTTGCTACGCCTTGCTCAATGATTTTGTTTTAGGGACCCGGTTTAGGCAACTACTGGCGGCGCCACCGATACCAGAGCGACATCATTATATAGTGTGTGGGTTGGGGGGCATCGGCATCCAAACTGCAAAGCAACTGCGAGCCACAGGTCACGAAGTAGTAGCGATCGAGCGCGACCCAAACAGCAGATTTATCAGCGCCGCTCAGGCTCTGAAAATTCCCGTCATTCACGCCGATGCTACCTTACCCGCTGGACTGGAGGCGGCGGGAGTACGCCATTGCCAAGCCCTGCTCGCCGTCACCAGCGACGATATGATTAATTTAGAGATGGCCTTAACAGCCAAAGGGCTAGTGCCTAAGTTGCCCGTGGTGGTGCGCGATCGTGACCCGCACTTTGCCATGATGGTAAAACAAGTATTTGATTTTGAAGCCGTACTCAGCCCCACGGAAATTGCTGCCCCTTCCTTCGCCGCCGCCGCCATTGGGGGGAGGATTTTTGGTTGTGGTATGACGGCTGGCAATCTCTGGATTGCCCTTGCCACCTTAATTACCCCAGCGCACCCTTTCTGCAATCAGCTAGTCAAAGACACCGCCATGAATGCTGACTACGTACCCTTGTACATAGATAAGAACGATCGCACCATCCACGGTTGGGAGTTGCTGGAATGTCGTTTAATCGCCGGTTATATTTTATATCTCACGATTCGGGCGAATCGGCTCGAACCGTCAGGTCAGCGAAGCTATCGGATTTGGCGCACCACACCGCTGGTTAAAATTTGA
- a CDS encoding PEP-CTERM sorting domain-containing protein, translated as MNFSKYLIPAAATAISGILCVAPNADAYSFGNSSIVFDQNTTVDFGFVVSNGKFMSQFGVAEINNGQIGQRHAIFGENAPGYDLPRTGDYQGTAGVTVNQTKGKFTFLAGVEYSLYLDSILLKPDGTPWNPTPATVLSNSELNRTLGLRDAKPDGSRAYGYDTANNEVDQVLFSGDLFDSGVLMRWEDHGAGGHIDYNDFYVTAQARPIPEPATLVGLGLVGGAMAVTRRRKRSEIS; from the coding sequence ATGAACTTCTCAAAATACCTTATTCCCGCTGCTGCTACAGCCATCTCTGGAATCCTCTGTGTTGCCCCAAATGCTGATGCTTATTCCTTCGGCAACAGCAGCATCGTGTTTGACCAGAACACCACCGTAGATTTCGGCTTTGTCGTCTCTAACGGCAAGTTTATGTCCCAATTTGGCGTTGCCGAAATTAATAACGGCCAAATCGGCCAGCGGCACGCTATTTTTGGGGAAAACGCCCCCGGCTACGATCTGCCTCGTACTGGCGACTACCAAGGTACTGCAGGCGTAACGGTTAACCAGACGAAAGGGAAATTTACTTTCTTGGCTGGTGTAGAATACTCCCTGTATCTCGACAGCATCCTGCTCAAGCCAGACGGCACCCCTTGGAACCCCACTCCGGCTACAGTTTTGTCTAACTCAGAACTCAACCGCACTTTGGGCCTGCGGGACGCCAAGCCAGACGGTAGCAGGGCTTACGGCTACGATACCGCTAACAATGAAGTTGACCAAGTGCTGTTCTCTGGCGATTTGTTCGATAGCGGCGTTCTGATGCGTTGGGAAGACCACGGTGCAGGCGGCCACATCGATTACAATGACTTCTATGTGACAGCCCAGGCACGACCTATTCCTGAACCGGCTACCCTTGTAGGTCTCGGTTTAGTAGGAGGAGCGATGGCGGTTACGCGGCGGCGCAAGCGCAGTGAAATTTCTTGA
- a CDS encoding S1 RNA-binding domain-containing protein — MISQGKNSHSASASFSAADFAQALDSSNWEFRRGQVVQGKVHSYESDGVYVDIGGKSLAFLPYREISVDPISHPDQVLPLGEERDFAIVREQDAEGQVTLSIRELEVKRAWERIAEIQNGNQSLQVRVTGVNKGGITVDVEGLRGFIPRSHLMHRGNLEQLQGQNLMANFLEVDRDRNKLVLSQRQLAQSNRISQLQVGQLVAGEIVSIKPFGVFVDLDGVTGLLHINQISKNYVESLSSLFHLGQEIKAIVVNLEESTGRISLSTKIMENYPGKCCKTWRKLWLAPKPERSASAKILAEAASGRT, encoded by the coding sequence ATGATCTCACAAGGAAAAAACTCCCATTCGGCTAGCGCTTCCTTTTCTGCCGCAGATTTTGCCCAAGCTCTCGATAGTAGCAACTGGGAGTTTCGGCGCGGGCAGGTAGTGCAGGGAAAGGTTCATTCTTATGAATCGGATGGGGTTTATGTGGATATTGGGGGCAAGTCTTTGGCGTTTCTGCCCTACCGGGAAATCTCGGTGGATCCCATATCCCATCCGGATCAGGTGCTGCCTCTGGGTGAAGAACGGGATTTCGCGATCGTCCGGGAACAAGATGCGGAGGGACAAGTTACCCTATCAATTCGGGAATTAGAAGTGAAGCGGGCTTGGGAACGCATCGCGGAAATTCAAAATGGCAATCAGTCTTTGCAAGTGCGGGTAACTGGGGTGAATAAGGGAGGTATCACCGTTGATGTGGAGGGTTTGCGCGGTTTTATTCCCCGCTCCCACCTGATGCACCGGGGCAATTTGGAGCAGCTCCAAGGCCAAAATCTGATGGCTAACTTTTTAGAGGTCGATCGCGATCGGAACAAGCTGGTGCTATCCCAGCGCCAGTTGGCTCAGTCTAACCGCATCAGCCAGCTCCAAGTCGGTCAGCTAGTGGCGGGTGAAATAGTCAGTATCAAGCCTTTTGGTGTTTTTGTCGATTTGGATGGGGTGACGGGGTTGCTCCACATTAATCAAATCAGTAAAAACTACGTAGAATCACTGAGTTCTCTTTTTCATCTCGGCCAAGAAATTAAGGCGATCGTCGTCAACCTTGAGGAATCTACCGGTCGGATTTCTCTTTCTACAAAAATAATGGAAAATTATCCGGGGAAATGCTGCAAAACATGGCGGAAGTTATGGCTAGCGCCGAAGCCAGAGCGGAGCGCCTCGGCCAAAATATTAGCTGAAGCAGCCTCCGGCAGGACATAG
- a CDS encoding polysaccharide biosynthesis tyrosine autokinase, with the protein MWHMTNDRYQPWVTQKPGKLSKSSSLGYKQKPQLTQEEQIVKELAKLLAAGRRRAILIGAVAVVFTGLMGYRISRRPPIYSGSFQLLVEPVTIAENKLLSVLTQTLGETNDKTDSGLDYPSQIRVLRSPQMLKPIIEEIKQQNPQYSYLEYSRMVTALKIERFMEEKEGTRILQISYVSPNPAEVKLVLETLQKKYIDYSRENRRAKIKNGIRYIQTEIHKLKQEVSELHARKEGLRRQYQIVDPEMESRYLFQQSLDLDNKRNRLQTELAVARSRYRTLKELYDRGSFVTVIQDFSVYNGLIQQLHQVESEIVASEVRLQEEHPTLKALRNQEKDLQFRVRRAAESILDRVGGELKGLENQEQLIAIEANRLNQRARIYPVVARQYDELQRELQVATDTLNQLVGKRDKLAIDETQESTAWELIAAPEKPKASSPLTSKKLILLSMVGIVLGLGAGLLAEILNNVFHTPEEVEDETNLQVLGVIPFAKELKKFRSKASLPSSALVPVSESAPVAVSPNLLLGGSAADVVVGYASSPMVEAFRALYTNIRLLSPETPIRSLAIGAATAGEGKSTIALQLAQTAAAIGQRVLLVDGDMRSPKIHEKLELPNLRGLSDAIATDISLNEVIQKSPTDDNLFVLTAGSVPSDPIKLLSSKKMHSLMEQFQDFFDLTIYDSPPLVGLADASLLAAQTDGLVMVVGIDKTDRNMVLKALDGLKISGSPILGIVANGIKGYTPKSYAAKFR; encoded by the coding sequence GTGTGGCATATGACGAACGATCGCTATCAACCTTGGGTAACACAGAAACCAGGTAAATTATCTAAGTCTTCCTCGTTGGGATATAAACAAAAGCCCCAACTCACTCAGGAAGAGCAAATTGTTAAAGAATTGGCCAAGCTGCTGGCTGCTGGTCGCCGAAGGGCGATTTTAATCGGCGCAGTGGCTGTGGTATTTACCGGTTTAATGGGGTACAGGATATCCCGGAGACCCCCAATTTATAGCGGGTCGTTTCAGCTTTTGGTTGAACCGGTGACGATCGCCGAGAATAAATTGCTGTCGGTTCTCACCCAAACTCTGGGTGAAACCAATGATAAAACCGACTCCGGCTTGGATTACCCATCCCAAATTAGGGTATTGCGCAGTCCCCAAATGCTCAAGCCAATTATTGAAGAGATTAAACAGCAAAATCCTCAGTATTCTTACCTAGAATACTCGCGGATGGTAACGGCGCTGAAAATTGAGCGGTTTATGGAAGAAAAAGAAGGCACGAGAATTTTACAGATAAGTTATGTCAGTCCTAATCCAGCAGAAGTTAAGTTAGTTTTGGAGACATTGCAGAAAAAATATATTGATTATAGCAGGGAAAATAGAAGAGCTAAAATTAAGAATGGGATTCGCTATATTCAAACTGAGATTCACAAGCTGAAACAGGAAGTAAGTGAATTACACGCGAGAAAAGAAGGATTGCGGCGGCAGTACCAAATCGTAGATCCTGAGATGGAATCGAGATACCTATTTCAACAGTCTTTGGACTTGGATAATAAGCGCAACCGCCTGCAAACAGAATTGGCCGTTGCCCGCTCCCGCTACAGGACCCTAAAAGAACTTTACGATCGGGGCAGTTTTGTCACGGTGATCCAGGATTTTTCCGTTTATAACGGTTTAATCCAACAGCTACATCAAGTGGAGTCGGAGATTGTGGCCTCGGAAGTGCGATTGCAAGAGGAACACCCTACCCTCAAGGCACTGAGGAATCAGGAAAAGGATTTGCAATTCCGAGTTCGCCGCGCTGCTGAGAGTATTCTCGACCGAGTGGGTGGGGAGTTAAAGGGGCTGGAAAATCAGGAGCAACTAATTGCAATTGAGGCTAATCGTTTGAACCAGAGGGCAAGGATTTATCCGGTGGTGGCGCGTCAGTATGATGAGTTGCAGCGGGAATTGCAGGTGGCTACGGATACTCTCAACCAACTGGTGGGCAAGCGGGATAAACTGGCGATCGATGAAACTCAGGAGTCCACGGCCTGGGAATTAATCGCCGCCCCAGAGAAACCTAAAGCCTCGAGTCCCCTCACGAGCAAAAAGCTGATTTTGCTGTCGATGGTGGGTATTGTTTTGGGTCTAGGAGCGGGTTTGCTGGCAGAAATTCTGAATAATGTCTTCCACACTCCCGAAGAAGTGGAAGACGAAACCAATCTCCAGGTACTTGGGGTAATTCCTTTTGCCAAGGAGCTGAAAAAATTCCGCTCTAAAGCGAGTTTGCCCAGCTCGGCTCTCGTACCGGTAAGCGAAAGTGCGCCGGTGGCTGTCAGTCCGAATCTACTTTTGGGGGGTAGCGCAGCGGATGTGGTGGTAGGTTACGCCAGTTCGCCGATGGTGGAGGCTTTCCGGGCTCTTTATACCAATATCCGCTTGCTCAGTCCCGAAACGCCGATCCGCTCTTTGGCGATCGGGGCGGCTACGGCGGGTGAGGGGAAATCAACGATCGCCCTCCAGCTTGCCCAAACCGCAGCGGCGATCGGCCAGCGGGTGTTGTTGGTGGACGGAGATATGCGCTCTCCCAAGATTCACGAAAAGCTGGAATTGCCTAACCTCCGAGGACTCAGCGATGCGATCGCTACCGATATCAGCCTCAACGAAGTGATCCAGAAATCCCCCACGGATGACAATCTCTTCGTCTTGACTGCTGGCTCGGTTCCCAGCGACCCCATCAAGCTCCTCTCTTCCAAAAAAATGCACTCTCTCATGGAGCAATTCCAAGACTTTTTCGACTTGACGATCTATGACTCGCCACCCCTGGTGGGTCTTGCTGATGCCAGTCTCTTGGCTGCCCAAACTGATGGCCTGGTGATGGTGGTGGGGATTGACAAAACCGACCGCAATATGGTATTGAAAGCACTCGATGGCTTGAAAATTTCTGGGTCTCCGATTTTGGGTATCGTTGCTAACGGAATTAAAGGTTATACCCCCAAATCCTATGCAGCCAAGTTCCGCTAA
- a CDS encoding SLBB domain-containing protein, which translates to MRRRQTDGSEIVIKLDLWQMMRTGDLNQNIPLRDGDSIFVPTATEPNLSELRQLATAGFATDITSSRTVAVLGEVAKPGSYVIKGGDAQLDRLSEGLPTISRALQLAGGVTWAADIRNIKVRRQTKTGGEMVFNINLWQFLQEGDISQDAVLQDGDTIFIPTNIEVNPAEARQLRDLRFGNNTTTPRTVGVVGEVNRPGTYVVQGGDAQSERLSTGLPTLTRAVQLAGGITPMADIRRIQVRRPTRVGAEQVFQVNLWQLLSSGDFNQDLVLEDGDTIVIPTATEINPAEAAELAAANFSPANIKIYVVGEEARSPGLGPTGEAQVPSNTPLNQALLATGGLNRIRANKSEVELIRLQPDGTVNRRTIKLDLRAGINEATNPILRNNDIIVVSRSNLSRATDTIDTISGLLVWAPRVEQVIQLMQRIGILERP; encoded by the coding sequence TTGCGACGGCGGCAAACCGATGGTTCGGAAATCGTCATCAAACTAGACCTTTGGCAGATGATGCGTACTGGAGACCTGAATCAAAATATTCCCCTCCGAGATGGGGATAGTATTTTCGTCCCCACCGCCACAGAACCCAACCTCTCGGAGCTGCGCCAATTAGCCACAGCGGGTTTTGCTACGGATATTACCAGCTCTCGCACCGTGGCGGTTCTCGGAGAGGTAGCCAAACCTGGTTCCTATGTGATTAAAGGAGGAGACGCCCAGTTAGATCGCCTCTCGGAAGGACTCCCCACCATATCTCGTGCCCTTCAGCTCGCCGGGGGTGTGACTTGGGCGGCGGACATTCGCAATATCAAGGTGCGGCGACAGACAAAAACTGGTGGCGAAATGGTGTTTAACATCAACCTCTGGCAGTTTTTGCAGGAGGGGGATATCTCTCAAGACGCAGTTTTGCAAGATGGGGACACCATCTTTATCCCCACTAACATTGAAGTCAACCCAGCAGAGGCTCGCCAATTGCGGGACCTACGCTTTGGAAATAACACCACTACCCCCCGGACCGTGGGGGTGGTAGGGGAGGTGAACCGTCCCGGCACCTATGTGGTACAAGGGGGAGATGCGCAATCAGAACGTCTCTCCACGGGTTTGCCCACCCTGACAAGAGCGGTTCAACTGGCTGGGGGGATCACGCCAATGGCAGATATTCGCCGCATTCAAGTGCGCCGTCCTACCAGGGTGGGAGCGGAACAGGTTTTTCAGGTCAACTTGTGGCAACTGCTATCTTCTGGTGATTTTAATCAGGATTTAGTGCTGGAAGATGGAGATACGATCGTCATCCCCACTGCCACAGAGATTAACCCAGCGGAAGCGGCAGAATTGGCGGCGGCTAATTTCTCCCCGGCTAACATTAAAATTTACGTGGTGGGGGAAGAGGCGAGGTCTCCGGGGCTCGGTCCAACGGGAGAAGCGCAGGTGCCTTCTAATACGCCTTTGAATCAGGCGCTGTTGGCCACTGGGGGTTTGAATCGAATTCGAGCGAATAAGTCTGAGGTGGAACTAATCCGCCTCCAACCAGATGGGACGGTGAACCGCCGCACTATCAAGCTGGATTTGAGGGCAGGGATTAATGAGGCCACCAATCCTATCCTCCGCAATAATGACATCATCGTGGTTAGCCGCTCTAACCTATCCCGAGCAACAGATACGATCGATACGATTAGCGGTTTATTGGTTTGGGCGCCTCGGGTAGAACAAGTCATCCAGCTTATGCAGCGCATCGGCATCCTAGAAAGACCCTAG
- a CDS encoding polysaccharide biosynthesis/export family protein translates to MVLTWSPSGMAQLPEFQRTAPGVGGTISQVPSDSLYLLGPGDQIHVFVENLDIQPILGDYLIPTDGSIDLPVVGLVTLAGLTVEQASQKIASLYLRLYKEPHAIVRLIKPRPLDIVVAGEVTLPGSYIIPLQNPNIPSAIEFPRLTRALQLAGGSLSPLTPDKSCCDGGKPMVRKSSSN, encoded by the coding sequence ATGGTGCTGACGTGGAGTCCTTCAGGGATGGCGCAGTTGCCGGAATTTCAAAGGACTGCCCCCGGTGTGGGAGGAACAATCAGCCAAGTCCCGTCAGATTCATTGTACTTATTGGGACCGGGAGACCAAATCCACGTTTTTGTAGAAAACTTGGATATCCAACCCATCTTGGGGGATTATCTCATCCCTACAGATGGGTCGATCGACCTGCCCGTGGTGGGGCTCGTCACCTTGGCTGGTCTGACGGTGGAACAGGCTTCACAAAAGATTGCTTCTTTGTACCTGCGCCTGTACAAAGAGCCTCACGCGATCGTCCGCCTGATCAAACCCCGTCCCCTGGACATCGTAGTAGCGGGGGAAGTCACCCTACCGGGCTCTTACATCATACCCCTGCAAAACCCAAATATCCCCTCGGCGATTGAATTTCCCCGCCTGACCCGTGCCCTGCAGCTAGCCGGGGGCTCACTCTCACCTCTGACCCCCGACAAATCCTGTTGCGACGGCGGCAAACCGATGGTTCGGAAATCGTCATCAAACTAG
- a CDS encoding glycosyltransferase family 2 protein, giving the protein MSKPSIAALITCHNRRDKTLACIEALSQQKDIKCEIYLTDDGSSDGTSAAVTERYPEVKLLVGDGSLFWVGGMRKAFAAAMDAGYDYYLWLNDDSNLFADTVSQLVKTHQTLAANNVEEAIVIGSLQDAATGVLTYGGVVRANSWHPLKFQLLTPGDEPKPCVTMNGNCVLIPHSVAVKVGNLEPQFIHRHADYDYGLRALQLGCSVWVAPGYAGTCSRNPKSGTWEDTNLPLSQLWKQVTGPKGLAPQEWQLFARRHAGPLWYFYWLLPYVRVMGASLWRKLRIGRITGAS; this is encoded by the coding sequence GTGAGTAAACCAAGTATAGCAGCACTCATCACCTGTCACAACCGGCGGGACAAAACCCTGGCCTGCATTGAGGCTTTAAGCCAGCAAAAAGATATCAAATGTGAGATATATCTCACCGATGATGGCAGCTCTGATGGCACCTCTGCTGCCGTCACGGAACGTTATCCAGAAGTAAAATTGCTGGTTGGAGATGGCAGCCTGTTTTGGGTCGGGGGAATGCGCAAAGCATTTGCCGCCGCAATGGATGCAGGTTACGACTATTACCTCTGGCTAAACGACGATAGCAACCTGTTTGCCGATACAGTTTCCCAACTGGTGAAAACTCACCAAACCCTCGCCGCCAATAACGTCGAGGAGGCAATTGTGATTGGTTCCCTGCAAGACGCCGCTACCGGCGTCCTCACCTACGGCGGTGTCGTTCGCGCCAATTCCTGGCATCCTCTGAAATTCCAGCTCCTCACCCCTGGTGACGAACCCAAACCCTGCGTCACTATGAACGGTAATTGTGTCCTGATTCCCCACTCGGTGGCGGTCAAAGTCGGCAACCTGGAACCACAATTTATCCATCGCCATGCTGATTACGATTATGGACTGCGGGCGCTGCAGCTTGGTTGTTCGGTTTGGGTTGCCCCTGGGTATGCGGGCACCTGTTCGCGCAATCCCAAATCCGGCACTTGGGAAGATACGAACCTCCCATTATCCCAATTATGGAAGCAAGTTACAGGTCCTAAAGGTCTCGCCCCCCAGGAGTGGCAGCTATTCGCTCGCCGCCACGCCGGACCTCTGTGGTACTTTTACTGGCTCCTCCCCTATGTGCGGGTTATGGGTGCTTCTTTATGGCGCAAGTTACGGATCGGGAGGATTACAGGGGCTTCTTGA